From Rhodothermaceae bacterium, one genomic window encodes:
- a CDS encoding sugar phosphate isomerase/epimerase: protein MKRRDFLLTGALGVVGLALDRKSGYARPTARSIRKAVKFGMVQEPDLSIAEKFQLLKDLGFDGVEMNSSSDLDRDEVIAARDAVGLPIHGVVDSVHWTKTLSDPDPVVREEGLDGLKIAIQDAHAYGASTVLLVPAVVNKNVSYADAYTRSQTEIRKALPMAAEYGIKIAFENVWNKFLLSPLECARYVDEFESEFVGWYFDVGNVVTYGWPEHWIRALGPRILKLDIKEFSRSKADSEGPYAGFRVPLGEGDCDWPAVNKALSDIGYEGWATAEVSGGDRTYLEGLAERMDRILPVQ from the coding sequence ATGAAAAGGAGAGATTTTTTGCTAACGGGAGCGTTGGGTGTGGTAGGACTAGCCTTGGACCGCAAGAGTGGATATGCTCGGCCGACTGCACGATCTATTCGTAAAGCGGTCAAGTTTGGGATGGTTCAGGAGCCGGATCTATCGATTGCTGAGAAATTTCAGTTGCTCAAGGACCTGGGATTTGATGGAGTAGAGATGAATAGTTCAAGTGATTTGGATAGAGATGAAGTAATCGCTGCACGAGATGCTGTCGGGCTACCGATTCATGGTGTGGTTGATTCAGTGCATTGGACAAAAACACTTTCTGATCCGGATCCAGTTGTGAGAGAGGAGGGATTAGATGGACTAAAGATTGCCATCCAGGATGCACACGCGTATGGAGCGTCAACGGTACTTCTTGTACCGGCAGTAGTGAACAAGAACGTGTCGTATGCGGATGCCTACACGCGTTCACAAACAGAAATCCGCAAGGCACTCCCGATGGCGGCAGAATATGGTATCAAGATTGCGTTTGAAAATGTCTGGAACAAGTTTCTGCTGAGCCCGCTCGAGTGCGCAAGATATGTGGATGAATTCGAAAGTGAGTTTGTAGGCTGGTACTTTGATGTAGGGAATGTGGTCACGTACGGTTGGCCTGAACACTGGATCCGAGCCTTGGGTCCTCGTATTCTGAAATTGGACATCAAAGAGTTCAGTCGGTCGAAAGCGGATTCCGAGGGGCCTTATGCAGGTTTTCGTGTACCACTGGGAGAAGGAGATTGTGATTGGCCAGCGGTCAATAAAGCTCTTTCAGATATTGGCTATGAAGGATGGGCAACTGCAGAGGTCTCAGGCGGGGACCGAACCTACCTCGAGGGATTAGCCGAACGTATGGATCGAATTCTTCCGGTTCAATAG
- a CDS encoding Gfo/Idh/MocA family oxidoreductase, with translation MQQNEITRRNFVKVTTVGTLGLMTSGNFAYAGGRDSLRVGVIGCGGRGTGAARDAVVSSEQVEITAMGDLFEDRLDASRDALKGEIGDAYKVDDSHAFVGFDAYQHVIDSDVDMVILAAPPGFRPAHFTAAVNADKHVFMEKPVSVDVAGAMEILKSGEVATQKGLSVVAGTLYRRQPSFMEAIKRIHDGMIGEIVAAQEYYLTGPIWLRERKSGMSDMEWQCRNWYYFTWLSGDHIVEQFVHNIDVINWVFQGHPQSAIAMGGRIARTSPEYGHIYDHFSVEYVYPGEIIVEAKCRQFQGATNRVTNRVVGTKGIADLNPRNSQIRRHDGSILYEMPEPGGNGYVQEHADLIQSIRDSKPINEANQIAASTLTAVLGRESAYTGQQLSWDEMMASGLDLVPKTLAFGQLPMPQVPAPGITKLSRSASMSAQKME, from the coding sequence ATGCAACAAAACGAAATCACCAGACGAAACTTTGTAAAAGTGACCACTGTCGGCACACTTGGATTGATGACATCCGGTAACTTTGCCTATGCAGGGGGGCGCGATAGCTTACGCGTAGGGGTTATAGGTTGCGGCGGACGCGGTACAGGGGCGGCAAGGGATGCCGTGGTATCTAGTGAGCAGGTGGAAATCACTGCCATGGGAGATCTATTTGAAGACCGCCTGGATGCATCCAGAGACGCCTTAAAGGGAGAGATTGGAGATGCCTATAAAGTCGACGATTCTCACGCTTTTGTTGGCTTTGATGCCTACCAACATGTGATTGACAGCGATGTAGATATGGTGATTTTGGCTGCTCCACCGGGTTTCAGACCAGCCCATTTTACGGCTGCTGTCAATGCCGATAAGCATGTGTTCATGGAAAAGCCGGTCAGTGTAGATGTAGCGGGAGCGATGGAAATCTTGAAATCAGGGGAAGTTGCCACGCAGAAAGGACTGTCCGTGGTTGCAGGGACGCTCTATCGTCGACAACCAAGTTTTATGGAGGCGATAAAGCGTATTCACGATGGCATGATTGGAGAGATTGTGGCTGCACAGGAATATTATTTGACGGGTCCGATATGGCTACGTGAGCGCAAGAGTGGGATGAGTGATATGGAATGGCAGTGCCGCAACTGGTACTACTTTACATGGCTGAGTGGTGATCATATCGTGGAGCAATTTGTGCACAACATTGACGTAATCAATTGGGTGTTCCAAGGACATCCTCAGAGTGCGATTGCGATGGGGGGCCGGATTGCCAGAACTAGTCCCGAGTATGGACATATTTATGATCACTTCAGTGTGGAGTATGTCTACCCGGGAGAAATAATTGTGGAGGCAAAATGCAGACAATTCCAAGGAGCAACCAACAGGGTTACAAACCGTGTGGTTGGCACGAAAGGAATCGCCGACTTGAATCCACGCAATTCCCAAATTCGGCGGCATGATGGAAGTATCTTGTACGAGATGCCTGAGCCCGGCGGCAATGGATACGTGCAGGAACATGCGGATTTAATTCAATCTATTCGTGATAGTAAGCCGATCAATGAAGCCAACCAGATTGCAGCGAGTACACTTACAGCAGTGTTAGGCCGAGAGAGTGCCTATACAGGTCAACAGCTGAGCTGGGATGAGATGATGGCATCCGGATTGGATTTAGTGCCAAAAACACTGGCATTCGGGCAATTGCCCATGCCTCAAGTTCCAGCACCCGGTATCACGAAATTATCCCGTTCCGCTTCGATGTCTGCCCAGAAAATGGAGTAA
- a CDS encoding RDD family protein, translated as MTTSTTESVPIDLKYVGFWPRVGAELVDVLIYAAIAMPLLTYFYGLSYWTADDIIHGPMDVLLSYVVPPVATIWFWVAKQATPGKMVIRAKIVDARTGMVPTTGQHIGRYFAYILSTIPLFLGFIWIAIDARKQGWHDKLAGTVVVSPLDVERKTVDWD; from the coding sequence ATGACCACTAGTACGACTGAATCTGTGCCCATCGATCTGAAGTACGTAGGTTTTTGGCCCCGAGTAGGTGCTGAATTGGTTGATGTGTTGATATATGCTGCCATTGCAATGCCATTACTAACGTACTTCTATGGATTATCGTACTGGACAGCGGACGACATCATTCACGGCCCGATGGATGTCTTACTTTCATATGTGGTTCCGCCGGTCGCAACTATTTGGTTTTGGGTTGCTAAACAAGCGACACCCGGAAAGATGGTAATACGAGCAAAGATTGTTGATGCAAGAACTGGCATGGTCCCTACCACAGGTCAGCACATTGGCCGATATTTTGCCTATATTCTCTCCACGATCCCGCTATTTTTGGGGTTCATATGGATAGCGATCGATGCTAGGAAGCAGGGTTGGCATGACAAATTAGCTGGTACTGTCGTCGTTTCCCCCTTGGATGTAGAACGGAAAACGGTGGACTGGGACTAG